Proteins encoded within one genomic window of Hermetia illucens chromosome 2, iHerIll2.2.curated.20191125, whole genome shotgun sequence:
- the LOC119647790 gene encoding poly(rC)-binding protein 3 isoform X1 encodes MEDSNNGKNNVASNIKDDPSVTLTIRLIMQGKEVGSIIGKKGEIVNRFREESGAKINISDGSCPERIVTVSGTTSAIYSAFSLITKKFEEWCSQFNDSGSMGGKTQIPIRLIVPASQCGSLIGKGGSKIKEIRSTTGCSIQVASEMLPNSTERAVTLSGSAEQITQCIYHICCVMLESPPKGGTIPYRPKPPVSGPVILANGQAYTIQGNYAVPAQEVAKNPLASLAALGLAGIAPTNTGGLNPTALAALAGSQLRTNNANRNQQQHEMTVPNDLIGCIIGKGGTKIAEIRQISGAMIRISNCEEREGGNTDRTITITGNPDSVALAQYLINMSVELQKANLQEANNTSNGTQSTSTNLSGSTPSSSNNNSSNNSATTNPLMSAIPLAQLLTKPGALNALSSLSALGGLTDLLGGLANLGPPVQTTGVHRSKNYPRLRSPNSNSTNDKKSDRNKFNPY; translated from the exons ATGGAAGACAGTAATAACGGCAAAAATAATGTTGCTTCCAACATCAAAGATGATCCCTCAGTAACGTTGACGATAAGATTAATTATGCAAGGGAAG GAAGTGGGAAGCATTATCGGCAAGAAAGGAGAAATCGTTAATCGTTTCCGCGAGGAG TCCGGAGCAAAAATAAACATATCAGATGGATCTTGCCCCGAACGTATAGTGACTGTATCCggtacaaccagcgctatatacTCGGCGTTTTCTTTAATCactaaaaagtttgaagag TGGTGTTCACAGTTCAATGATAGCGGGTCAATGGGAGGAAAAACACAAATTCCAATTCGACTCATAGTGCCAGCAAGTCAGTGTGGTTCTCTGATAG GGAAGGGTGGATCAAAAATTAAGGAAATTCGCAGTACAACAGGATGTTCCATCCAAGTGGCTAGCGAGATGTTGCCAAATTCTACAGAAAGAGCAGTAACTTTAAGCGGTTCAGCAGAGCAAATTACTCAGTGCATATATCATATTTGTTGTGTAATGTTAGAG TCACCACCGAAAGGCGGAACTATTCCATATCGACCGAAACCACCAGTAAGCGGACCAGTGATTTTAGCAAACGGCCAAGCTTATACAATCCAAGGAAATTACGCTGTTCCGGCACAGGAG GTGGCGAAAAATCCGTTAGCGAGTTTGGCGGCTCTTGGTTTAGCTGGAATAGCTCCAACTAATACTGGAGGACTCAACCCAACAG ctctggcagCATTGGCTGGATCACAATTACGTACGAATAATGCAAATCGCAATCAGCAACAACATGAAATGACGGTGCCCAATGATCTTATTGGGTGTATTATTGGTAAGGGTGGTACTAAAATTGCAGAAATCCGACAAATTTCTGGCGCCATGAttcggatatcgaattgtgaGGAAAGGGAGGGTGGCAACACCGATCGTACAATCACAATTACAGGAAATCCAGATTCAGTTGCTCTTGCTCAATATTTAATCAACATGAG TGTTGAACTCCAGAAGGCCAACCTTCAAGAAGCCAATAACACATCCAACGGAACTCAATCGACATCAACCAATTTGTCAGGATCAACACCGTCATCTTCcaataataatagtagtaaCAACTCTGCTACTACTAACCCCTTAATGTCAGCTATTCCATTGGCTCAGTTACTTACAAAGCCCGGTGCGTTGAACGCTCTGTCCAGTCTTAGCGCTTTAGGCGGACTAACTGACCTCTTAGGTGGTCTTGCTAACCTCGGACCGCCGGTACAAACTACCGGAGTTCATCGGTCCAAAAATTATCCCAGACTTCGTTCGCCCAATTCGAACTCTACAAACGATAAGAAAAGTGATAGAAACAAATTCAATCCTTACTGA
- the LOC119647790 gene encoding poly(rC)-binding protein 3 isoform X2 has translation MEDSNNGKNNVASNIKDDPSVTLTIRLIMQGKEVGSIIGKKGEIVNRFREESGAKINISDGSCPERIVTVSGTTSAIYSAFSLITKKFEEWCSQFNDSGSMGGKTQIPIRLIVPASQCGSLIGKGGSKIKEIRSTTGCSIQVASEMLPNSTERAVTLSGSAEQITQCIYHICCVMLESPPKGGTIPYRPKPPVSGPVILANGQAYTIQGNYAVPAQEVAKNPLASLAALGLAGIAPTNTGGLNPTALAALAGSQLRTNNANRNQQQHEMTVPNDLIGCIIGKGGTKIAEIRQISGAMIRISNCEEREGGNTDRTITITGNPDSVALAQYLINMRISMETAGVPIPGYHYIAPNHIVKTPIH, from the exons ATGGAAGACAGTAATAACGGCAAAAATAATGTTGCTTCCAACATCAAAGATGATCCCTCAGTAACGTTGACGATAAGATTAATTATGCAAGGGAAG GAAGTGGGAAGCATTATCGGCAAGAAAGGAGAAATCGTTAATCGTTTCCGCGAGGAG TCCGGAGCAAAAATAAACATATCAGATGGATCTTGCCCCGAACGTATAGTGACTGTATCCggtacaaccagcgctatatacTCGGCGTTTTCTTTAATCactaaaaagtttgaagag TGGTGTTCACAGTTCAATGATAGCGGGTCAATGGGAGGAAAAACACAAATTCCAATTCGACTCATAGTGCCAGCAAGTCAGTGTGGTTCTCTGATAG GGAAGGGTGGATCAAAAATTAAGGAAATTCGCAGTACAACAGGATGTTCCATCCAAGTGGCTAGCGAGATGTTGCCAAATTCTACAGAAAGAGCAGTAACTTTAAGCGGTTCAGCAGAGCAAATTACTCAGTGCATATATCATATTTGTTGTGTAATGTTAGAG TCACCACCGAAAGGCGGAACTATTCCATATCGACCGAAACCACCAGTAAGCGGACCAGTGATTTTAGCAAACGGCCAAGCTTATACAATCCAAGGAAATTACGCTGTTCCGGCACAGGAG GTGGCGAAAAATCCGTTAGCGAGTTTGGCGGCTCTTGGTTTAGCTGGAATAGCTCCAACTAATACTGGAGGACTCAACCCAACAG ctctggcagCATTGGCTGGATCACAATTACGTACGAATAATGCAAATCGCAATCAGCAACAACATGAAATGACGGTGCCCAATGATCTTATTGGGTGTATTATTGGTAAGGGTGGTACTAAAATTGCAGAAATCCGACAAATTTCTGGCGCCATGAttcggatatcgaattgtgaGGAAAGGGAGGGTGGCAACACCGATCGTACAATCACAATTACAGGAAATCCAGATTCAGTTGCTCTTGCTCAATATTTAATCAACATGAG
- the LOC119647790 gene encoding poly(rC)-binding protein 3 isoform X3 gives MEDSNNGKNNVASNIKDDPSVTLTIRLIMQGKEVGSIIGKKGEIVNRFREESGAKINISDGSCPERIVTVSGTTSAIYSAFSLITKKFEEWCSQFNDSGSMGGKTQIPIRLIVPASQCGSLIGKGGSKIKEIRSTTGCSIQVASEMLPNSTERAVTLSGSAEQITQCIYHICCVMLESPPKGGTIPYRPKPPVSGPVILANGQAYTIQGNYAVPAQETCTMFPLALAGGLHAGISGLADPLLKGAHLPAAMPPHHLQQLSDVAKNPLASLAALGLAGIAPTNTGGLNPTALAALAGSQLRTNNANRNQQQHEMTVPNDLIGCIIGKGGTKIAEIRQISGAMIRISNCEEREGGNTDRTITITGNPDSVALAQYLINMRISMETAGVPIPGYHYIAPNHIVKTPIH, from the exons ATGGAAGACAGTAATAACGGCAAAAATAATGTTGCTTCCAACATCAAAGATGATCCCTCAGTAACGTTGACGATAAGATTAATTATGCAAGGGAAG GAAGTGGGAAGCATTATCGGCAAGAAAGGAGAAATCGTTAATCGTTTCCGCGAGGAG TCCGGAGCAAAAATAAACATATCAGATGGATCTTGCCCCGAACGTATAGTGACTGTATCCggtacaaccagcgctatatacTCGGCGTTTTCTTTAATCactaaaaagtttgaagag TGGTGTTCACAGTTCAATGATAGCGGGTCAATGGGAGGAAAAACACAAATTCCAATTCGACTCATAGTGCCAGCAAGTCAGTGTGGTTCTCTGATAG GGAAGGGTGGATCAAAAATTAAGGAAATTCGCAGTACAACAGGATGTTCCATCCAAGTGGCTAGCGAGATGTTGCCAAATTCTACAGAAAGAGCAGTAACTTTAAGCGGTTCAGCAGAGCAAATTACTCAGTGCATATATCATATTTGTTGTGTAATGTTAGAG TCACCACCGAAAGGCGGAACTATTCCATATCGACCGAAACCACCAGTAAGCGGACCAGTGATTTTAGCAAACGGCCAAGCTTATACAATCCAAGGAAATTACGCTGTTCCGGCACAGGAG ACCTGTACAATGTTTCCATTAGCACTGGCCGGTGGTCTTCATGCAGGCATCTCAGGTTTAGCGGATCCATTATTAAAAGGGGCCCATCTGCCTGCAGCTATGCCCCCACATCATCTTCAACAATTGTCTGAT GTGGCGAAAAATCCGTTAGCGAGTTTGGCGGCTCTTGGTTTAGCTGGAATAGCTCCAACTAATACTGGAGGACTCAACCCAACAG ctctggcagCATTGGCTGGATCACAATTACGTACGAATAATGCAAATCGCAATCAGCAACAACATGAAATGACGGTGCCCAATGATCTTATTGGGTGTATTATTGGTAAGGGTGGTACTAAAATTGCAGAAATCCGACAAATTTCTGGCGCCATGAttcggatatcgaattgtgaGGAAAGGGAGGGTGGCAACACCGATCGTACAATCACAATTACAGGAAATCCAGATTCAGTTGCTCTTGCTCAATATTTAATCAACATGAG